In Deltaproteobacteria bacterium, the following proteins share a genomic window:
- a CDS encoding 4-hydroxy-tetrahydrodipicolinate reductase: protein MALGIIICGVGGRMGGALVRAIRQSTDIKLVAALDRPGSPRLGKDAGEISAAGHLGIPITDKLDAVLKPNAVIVDFSTPTASLNYLRAAAKKKTPMVIATTGFTAAQQAEIKKLARRTPTLLSANTSLGVNVLVSLLGKAAKMLGDDYDVEIVEAHHRFKKDAPSGTALALGRSIANALGRDFDKVGINGRKGIVGERGKKEIALLSVRAGDIVGEHTVIFGGIGERLEFIHRAHSRDTFAHGALRAAQWLAKQKPGLYDMADMFGL, encoded by the coding sequence ATGGCTCTTGGAATTATCATTTGCGGCGTCGGTGGGCGTATGGGCGGCGCGCTGGTGCGGGCGATCCGGCAATCGACGGATATTAAATTAGTTGCCGCGCTCGATCGGCCGGGCAGCCCGCGCTTGGGCAAAGACGCCGGTGAAATATCGGCGGCGGGACATCTGGGAATTCCCATTACCGATAAGCTCGACGCCGTGTTGAAGCCCAATGCAGTGATTGTCGATTTCAGCACTCCCACGGCTTCGCTGAATTATCTGCGCGCGGCGGCCAAGAAAAAAACTCCCATGGTCATCGCCACCACCGGATTCACCGCGGCGCAGCAAGCTGAGATAAAAAAGCTGGCCCGGCGCACGCCGACATTGCTATCGGCCAATACGAGCTTGGGTGTCAACGTGCTGGTTTCGCTTTTAGGTAAAGCCGCCAAGATGTTGGGCGACGATTACGACGTCGAGATCGTCGAAGCTCATCATCGCTTCAAGAAAGACGCGCCCAGCGGCACGGCGCTCGCGCTCGGTCGTTCTATCGCGAACGCATTAGGCCGCGATTTCGATAAAGTCGGCATCAACGGCCGCAAAGGCATCGTCGGCGAGCGCGGCAAAAAAGAGATCGCGCTGTTATCGGTGCGCGCCGGCGACATCGTCGGCGAACATACGGTGATCTTCGGCGGCATTGGCGAACGGCTCGAATTCATCCACCGCGCCCACAGCCGCGACACCTTCGCCCACGGCGCGTTGCGCGCCGCGCAGTGGCTAGCCAAACAGAAGCCTGGGCTTTATGACATGGCGGATATGTTCGGGCTGTGA
- a CDS encoding glycosyltransferase family 2 protein gives MEVSVVIPCLNEADTLAVCIEKAWSAFRAQQIDGEVIVADNGSTDGSQDIAKALGARVIHVEARGYGNALMQGISAAHGEYVIMGDADDSYDFLEVPRFVAKLRQGFDLVQGCRLPSGGGTIVAGAMPFLHRVWGNPMFSYLARRWFNAPLSDVYCGLRGFRKDFYLTLDQRCTGMEFATEMIIKASMRSRSIGEIPITLHPDGRKSHAPHLRTFRDGWRTIRLFLLYSPRWLFLMPGALLMIFGLLGFTIALPGLTLGGVTFDAHTLLFSSLAILCGYQSVIFAISAKTFAISAGLLPEDPRMSRFFEMIYLERGLAISLIALLIGISLLVAAILKWKATGFGRLDYAQTMRLVIPGATLTALAVPTVFSSFFVSILGMGRR, from the coding sequence ATGGAAGTCTCCGTCGTCATTCCTTGCCTAAACGAAGCGGATACCCTCGCCGTTTGCATCGAAAAAGCGTGGAGCGCATTTCGCGCCCAACAAATCGACGGTGAAGTGATCGTCGCCGATAACGGTAGCACCGATGGCAGCCAGGATATCGCCAAAGCGCTCGGCGCCCGGGTGATTCATGTCGAGGCTCGGGGCTACGGCAATGCGTTGATGCAAGGCATCTCGGCGGCACACGGTGAGTACGTCATCATGGGCGACGCCGACGACAGTTATGATTTCCTCGAAGTGCCGCGCTTCGTCGCGAAATTGCGCCAGGGCTTCGATCTCGTCCAAGGCTGCCGCCTGCCCTCCGGCGGCGGCACCATCGTTGCGGGCGCGATGCCGTTTCTCCATCGGGTTTGGGGCAACCCGATGTTTTCCTATCTGGCGCGCCGTTGGTTCAACGCGCCGCTCAGCGATGTCTACTGTGGCCTACGCGGCTTTCGCAAAGATTTTTACCTTACTCTCGATCAGCGCTGCACCGGCATGGAATTCGCGACGGAAATGATTATCAAAGCGAGCATGCGCAGTCGGAGCATCGGCGAGATTCCGATCACTCTTCACCCTGACGGTCGAAAAAGCCATGCACCACATCTCAGGACGTTTCGCGACGGCTGGCGCACGATTCGCCTGTTCCTGCTCTACAGTCCGCGCTGGCTGTTTCTCATGCCTGGGGCATTGTTGATGATTTTCGGTTTGTTGGGCTTTACCATCGCGCTGCCCGGCTTGACGTTAGGCGGCGTGACCTTCGACGCCCATACGCTGCTATTCTCGAGCCTGGCAATTTTATGCGGCTATCAGTCGGTGATCTTCGCCATCTCGGCGAAAACTTTTGCCATCAGCGCAGGCCTGTTGCCGGAAGATCCGCGCATGAGTCGTTTCTTCGAGATGATCTATCTGGAGCGCGGACTCGCCATATCACTCATCGCGCTTTTGATTGGCATCAGTTTACTAGTTGCCGCGATTCTCAAGTGGAAAGCCACGGGCTTTGGCCGCCTCGATTATGCTCAAACCATGCGCTTGGTGATTCCCGGCGCGACCTTAACCGCGCTGGCGGTGCCAACCGTTTTCTCGAGCTTTTTCGTCAGCATCTTGGGAATGGGGCGGCGATGA
- a CDS encoding class I SAM-dependent methyltransferase: MSADSNESFDRYAEEYDSALSQGLAVSGENKDYFAHRRIEWLRTHLPRDMTGLNRVMDYGCGTGSSAPLLLDILGAKALIGTDTSAKSLAIAARDHNSQNFQFLNFDEYRPDGELDLVYSNGVFHHIPLSDRAGAVGYIYRAIRPGGLFALWENNPWNPGTRLVMSRIPFDRDAITLTARNARDLLRCGGFEILRTDFLFIFPNFLRGLRGIEPYCAGLPLGAQYQVLCRKPVPSSEN, from the coding sequence ATGAGCGCTGATTCCAACGAATCCTTCGACCGTTATGCCGAGGAATATGACAGCGCGCTCAGCCAAGGGCTCGCGGTTTCCGGCGAGAACAAAGATTATTTCGCGCACCGTCGAATCGAGTGGTTGCGTACCCATCTGCCGCGGGACATGACGGGTCTGAATCGAGTCATGGACTACGGCTGCGGCACCGGCTCCAGCGCGCCTTTACTACTCGATATTCTTGGCGCCAAGGCACTAATCGGCACCGACACCTCGGCGAAGTCGCTGGCAATCGCGGCGCGAGATCACAACTCCCAAAACTTTCAGTTTCTCAATTTCGACGAATATCGTCCCGACGGTGAATTGGACCTGGTTTATTCCAACGGCGTCTTTCATCATATCCCTTTGTCCGACCGGGCTGGCGCCGTAGGCTACATCTATCGAGCGATTCGGCCTGGGGGCTTGTTCGCATTGTGGGAAAATAATCCGTGGAATCCAGGAACCCGACTGGTCATGAGCCGCATCCCCTTCGACCGTGATGCGATTACACTCACCGCGCGCAACGCGCGCGACCTACTACGCTGCGGCGGTTTCGAAATTCTCCGCACCGATTTCTTATTTATCTTTCCGAATTTCTTGCGTGGGCTGCGTGGGATCGAGCCGTACTGCGCTGGCCTACCGCTCGGAGCGCAATATCAAGTGCTATGCCGAAAACCGGTCCCGTCTTCCGAAAATTAG